The Propionibacterium freudenreichii subsp. freudenreichii genome contains a region encoding:
- the crcB gene encoding fluoride efflux transporter CrcB produces the protein MSWPGGLLVAVGGGLGATIRFALSTVAPDHAGSFPTTILAINLVGALALGWLSRFLVLTGPDEGWRRRVRLGVGTGVIGGFTTYSTFIVQTLSLMQLGRVWMALGYLFASLLGGIACVWLGIVVADRMARTAGETVRP, from the coding sequence GTGAGCTGGCCCGGCGGATTGCTCGTCGCGGTGGGTGGCGGGCTCGGCGCGACGATCCGCTTTGCGCTGAGCACCGTGGCCCCCGACCATGCCGGGAGCTTCCCGACGACGATCCTGGCGATCAACCTGGTGGGGGCCCTCGCGCTGGGCTGGCTGTCACGGTTCCTGGTGCTCACCGGACCCGACGAGGGCTGGCGCCGCCGGGTGCGCCTGGGCGTGGGCACCGGGGTGATCGGTGGCTTCACCACCTACAGCACCTTCATCGTCCAGACCCTGTCGCTGATGCAGCTGGGAAGGGTCTGGATGGCCCTGGGCTATCTGTTCGCGAGCCTGCTGGGCGGTATCGCCTGCGTCTGGCTCGGCATCGTGGTGGCGGACCGGATGGCCCGCACGGCCGGCGAGACGGTGCGCCCATGA
- a CDS encoding MFS transporter, whose protein sequence is MTELESTRSTVAGHGARHPGVIVAVLASAGLVASFMQTILIPIQSSLPERLATTRDNTAWVITITLLVSAICTPISGKLGDMFGKRRIALILLSLLVAGSVVAAVSPSVGPLIVGRGLQGMGMGVIPLGISLLRDLLPPQRLGSSIALVSATLGVGGAIGLPISAFVTEHFDWHVLFWVAAAMGAIVVALIAWLVPDAGVRTGGRVDAVGLIGLALGLGGVLLAVSRGNEWGWISGTTLGLLGGGLAVLVVWVILELRIREPLVDIRVAARGPVLMTNLASIAMGFALFASSIVFPQLLQLPEAVGGTGLPLLRASLILAPSGLAMLIMSPVAGRLEKVWGPKALLVLGAAIIAAGYVLAASLHLHAWHVLLVNGLIGVGTGLDYAAMPTLIMRAVPESETGAANGLNTLMRSLGTAVASAVVASVLASMSSTVGGQSIPSADGFHMALILGLVAAAVCAAIAAFIPTRRKGNEVADQAARVLAQHDGELAGARA, encoded by the coding sequence TTGACTGAACTTGAAAGCACCCGCAGCACCGTCGCGGGGCATGGCGCACGCCACCCCGGCGTGATCGTGGCGGTCCTGGCGTCCGCGGGCCTGGTGGCCTCGTTCATGCAGACGATCCTCATTCCCATCCAGAGCTCGCTGCCCGAACGGCTGGCGACCACGCGTGACAACACCGCGTGGGTGATCACCATCACCCTGCTCGTCTCGGCGATCTGCACGCCCATCTCGGGCAAGCTCGGCGATATGTTCGGCAAGCGCCGCATCGCCCTGATCCTGCTCAGCCTGCTGGTCGCCGGCTCGGTGGTCGCCGCAGTGTCGCCCTCGGTCGGCCCCCTCATCGTGGGGCGCGGATTGCAGGGCATGGGCATGGGCGTGATCCCACTGGGGATCTCGCTGCTGCGCGACCTGTTGCCACCACAACGCCTCGGGTCGTCCATCGCCTTGGTCAGCGCCACGCTGGGCGTGGGCGGGGCCATCGGCCTTCCCATCAGCGCCTTCGTCACCGAACACTTCGACTGGCATGTGCTGTTCTGGGTGGCCGCGGCAATGGGTGCGATCGTCGTTGCCCTGATCGCCTGGCTCGTGCCCGACGCCGGGGTGCGTACCGGCGGTCGCGTGGACGCGGTGGGCCTGATCGGCCTGGCGCTCGGGCTGGGTGGCGTGCTGCTGGCCGTCTCGCGTGGCAATGAATGGGGCTGGATCTCTGGCACGACCCTCGGCCTGCTCGGCGGTGGCCTGGCAGTGCTGGTGGTCTGGGTCATCCTCGAACTGCGGATCCGCGAGCCACTCGTTGATATCCGGGTGGCCGCGCGTGGGCCCGTGCTGATGACCAACCTGGCCTCCATCGCCATGGGCTTCGCACTGTTCGCGTCCAGCATCGTGTTCCCGCAACTGCTGCAATTGCCCGAAGCCGTGGGCGGCACCGGCCTGCCCCTGTTGAGGGCCAGCCTGATCCTGGCGCCCTCGGGGCTGGCAATGCTCATCATGTCGCCGGTGGCGGGGCGCCTCGAGAAGGTCTGGGGCCCCAAGGCGCTGCTCGTGCTCGGGGCGGCGATCATCGCCGCAGGCTATGTGTTGGCGGCCTCGCTGCACCTGCATGCCTGGCATGTGCTGCTGGTCAACGGCCTCATCGGCGTGGGCACCGGCCTCGACTATGCGGCGATGCCGACGCTGATCATGCGTGCCGTGCCCGAATCGGAGACCGGCGCCGCCAACGGGCTGAACACCCTGATGCGCTCGTTGGGAACCGCGGTGGCCTCCGCGGTGGTGGCCAGCGTGCTGGCCTCCATGTCGTCCACGGTCGGTGGCCAGTCGATCCCCTCGGCTGACGGCTTCCACATGGCGCTGATCCTGGGCCTGGTGGCGGCAGCGGTCTGCGCGGCGATCGCGGCCTTCATCCCGACCCGCCGCAAGGGCAACGAGGTGGCCGACCAGGCTGCCCGCGTGCTCGCGCAACATGACGGCGAACTGGCCGGGGCAAGGGCCTGA
- a CDS encoding ISL3-like element ISPfr2 family transposase: MSDATPPAGFGRPDLTAFARLDGLGLSVTGQRLEPDRAVLACRVVEPDQWCRRCGSEGAARDTVIRRLAHEPLGWRPTVLEVVVRRYRCADCGHVWRQDTSAAAEPRAKLSRTGLRWALEGIVVAHLTVARVAEGLGVAWDTANNAVLAEGKRLLINDPTRFEGVKVIGVDEHVWRHTRRGDKYVTVIIDLTPVRDGAGPARLLDMVEGRSKAAFKTWLADRDDAFRDAVEVVAMDGFTGFKTAAAEEIPDAVTVMDPFHVVRLAGDALDRCRRRVQLAIHGHRGFRDDPLYKSRRTLHTGADLLTDKQSDRLRALFVDDAHVEVEATWGVYQRMIAAYRHEDRQRGRELMEKLITDLSAGVPKVLTELTTLGRTLKKRAADVLAYFERPGTSNGPTEALNGRLEHLRGSALGFRNLTNYIARSLLETGGFRPQLLHPRLG, from the coding sequence GTGTCCGACGCTACCCCGCCGGCCGGCTTCGGCCGCCCTGACCTGACCGCCTTCGCTCGACTCGACGGCCTCGGTCTGAGCGTGACCGGACAACGACTTGAACCGGATCGTGCGGTCCTCGCGTGCCGCGTGGTGGAACCAGATCAGTGGTGCCGACGGTGCGGCAGCGAAGGCGCTGCTCGTGACACCGTGATCCGGCGGTTGGCCCACGAGCCGCTGGGCTGGCGACCGACCGTGCTGGAAGTTGTAGTGCGCCGCTACCGCTGTGCCGACTGCGGACACGTGTGGCGCCAAGACACCAGCGCCGCGGCGGAGCCACGCGCGAAGCTCTCGCGCACCGGGCTGCGGTGGGCGCTGGAAGGGATCGTGGTCGCACACCTCACCGTCGCCCGTGTCGCCGAGGGACTCGGGGTCGCGTGGGACACCGCCAACAACGCGGTCCTGGCTGAAGGCAAGCGGCTGCTGATCAACGACCCCACGCGGTTTGAGGGCGTGAAGGTCATTGGCGTCGATGAGCACGTCTGGCGCCACACCAGGCGTGGCGACAAGTACGTCACCGTGATCATCGACCTCACCCCGGTCCGCGATGGCGCCGGCCCAGCAAGGCTGCTGGACATGGTCGAGGGCCGGTCGAAGGCGGCGTTCAAGACCTGGCTCGCCGACCGCGACGACGCCTTCCGTGACGCGGTCGAGGTGGTCGCGATGGACGGCTTCACCGGGTTCAAGACCGCCGCTGCAGAGGAGATCCCGGACGCGGTCACGGTGATGGATCCCTTCCACGTCGTGCGCCTGGCCGGTGACGCCCTCGACAGGTGCCGGCGCCGGGTCCAACTCGCGATCCACGGGCACCGTGGGTTCAGGGACGACCCGCTCTACAAGTCGCGGCGCACGCTGCACACCGGCGCGGACCTGCTCACCGACAAGCAGAGCGACAGGCTACGCGCGCTGTTCGTTGATGACGCTCACGTCGAGGTCGAGGCGACCTGGGGTGTCTACCAGCGCATGATCGCCGCCTATCGCCACGAGGACCGGCAACGTGGCCGCGAGCTCATGGAGAAGCTGATCACCGACCTCAGCGCCGGCGTCCCCAAGGTGCTCACCGAGCTCACCACCCTGGGCCGGACCCTGAAGAAGCGAGCCGCTGACGTGCTCGCCTACTTCGAACGACCCGGCACCAGCAACGGGCCGACCGAGGCGCTCAACGGACGGCTCGAACACCTGCGCGGCTCCGCACTCGGGTTCCGCAACCTGACCAACTACATCGCCCGAAGCCTGCTCGAGACCGGCGGCTTCAGACCCCAACTCCTACACCCCCGATTGGGATGA
- a CDS encoding universal stress protein → MAKQVPQPSVERIVAPASHPLVVGVEPGTSELVVRTALSWAASLGAELYIGYADPTRITVAEYPDGTVRHTELDSDLPDDSWHDREKALTAELARVCHGSGVTWHFRYLAGRTDRALTHLARAVDASAFLIGAKGRGRRRDPLEFLRSSVGTQLAHHQHRPVILVPVSVVDWKEPLL, encoded by the coding sequence ATGGCCAAGCAGGTGCCCCAGCCAAGCGTCGAGCGCATCGTCGCGCCCGCCTCACATCCCTTGGTCGTCGGGGTGGAACCGGGCACCTCCGAGCTGGTGGTGCGCACCGCCCTGAGCTGGGCCGCAAGCCTGGGCGCCGAGCTGTACATCGGCTATGCCGATCCCACGCGCATCACGGTGGCTGAATATCCCGATGGCACCGTGCGCCACACCGAGCTCGACTCCGACCTTCCCGACGACTCCTGGCACGACCGCGAGAAGGCACTGACCGCCGAACTCGCCCGCGTGTGCCACGGCAGCGGCGTCACCTGGCATTTCCGCTACCTTGCCGGACGCACGGATCGGGCACTCACCCACCTGGCACGTGCCGTGGACGCCTCGGCGTTCCTGATCGGCGCGAAGGGACGCGGCCGCCGGCGCGATCCCCTGGAGTTCCTGCGCAGCTCGGTGGGCACCCAGTTGGCCCATCACCAGCATCGTCCGGTGATCCTGGTGCCGGTGTCGGTCGTGGACTGGAAGGAGCCGCTGCTGTGA
- a CDS encoding fluoride efflux transporter FluC, with product MNITAPLLWLGVFVAGGVGAWCRFRLDGLIARHWSRSVPAGTFTINVLGSFGLGLLTGLAAAYASLAPLTVVLGTGMMGGFTTFSTANVEVVRLMLSGRPGAGIGLDVATLVVAGAAAVLGLFLGGLW from the coding sequence ATGAACATCACCGCTCCCCTGCTGTGGCTCGGAGTGTTCGTCGCCGGGGGCGTGGGTGCCTGGTGCCGCTTCCGACTCGACGGCCTGATCGCGCGACATTGGTCACGCAGTGTGCCGGCAGGCACCTTCACCATCAACGTCCTGGGGTCGTTCGGCCTCGGGCTGCTCACCGGACTGGCCGCAGCGTACGCGAGCCTTGCCCCGCTGACCGTCGTGCTGGGCACCGGGATGATGGGTGGCTTCACCACCTTCAGCACCGCCAATGTGGAGGTCGTGCGGCTCATGCTCAGTGGGCGTCCGGGCGCAGGCATCGGCCTCGACGTCGCCACGCTGGTGGTCGCGGGCGCCGCTGCCGTGCTGGGACTGTTCCTCGGTGGATTGTGGTGA
- the gdhA gene encoding NADP-specific glutamate dehydrogenase has product MANLDIDRLAETLRPQYKAVVARNPGESEFLQAVYEVLLGVGPLAGKIPAYAQWSVMQRICEPERQIIFRVPWIDDKGVVQVNRGFRVEFNSALGPYKGGLRFHPSVNLSIIKFLGFEQTFKNSLTGMPIGGAKGGSDFDPKGKSENEIMRFCQSFMTELQRHIGATTDVPAGDIGVGGREIGYLFGQFKRIRNQYESGALTGKGLTWGGSQVRTEATGYGLVFFVEEMLKAHGQALDGKRVVVSGSGNVALYAIQKAQQLGGNVISCSDSSGYVVEESGIDFDLLREIKEVRRGRVSDYATERGASATYVAGGSIWDVPCDLALPCATQNELDETGAKALIKNGVQLVAEGANMPTTPEGTDLLRDAGILFAPGKASNAGGVATSALEMQQNASRDTWTFEYTEKRLEDIMVGIHHRCLGTAEEYGVPGDYVAGANLAGYIKVANAMVAMGVI; this is encoded by the coding sequence GTGGCAAACCTAGACATTGATCGTCTCGCGGAGACGTTGCGCCCCCAGTACAAGGCTGTCGTCGCGCGCAACCCCGGAGAATCCGAATTCCTACAGGCCGTCTACGAGGTGCTGCTGGGCGTCGGCCCGCTCGCCGGCAAGATCCCGGCCTATGCGCAGTGGTCCGTGATGCAGCGCATCTGCGAACCCGAGCGGCAGATCATATTCCGCGTCCCGTGGATCGACGACAAGGGCGTGGTGCAGGTCAACCGCGGCTTCCGCGTTGAGTTCAACTCGGCGCTCGGCCCCTACAAGGGCGGCCTGCGCTTCCATCCCTCGGTGAACCTGTCGATCATCAAGTTCCTCGGCTTCGAGCAGACCTTCAAGAATTCGCTCACCGGTATGCCGATCGGCGGTGCCAAGGGCGGTTCGGACTTCGACCCCAAGGGCAAGTCCGAGAACGAAATAATGCGTTTCTGCCAGTCGTTCATGACGGAGCTGCAGCGCCACATCGGCGCCACCACGGACGTCCCCGCCGGCGACATCGGCGTGGGTGGACGCGAGATCGGCTACCTGTTCGGCCAGTTCAAGCGCATCCGCAACCAGTACGAGTCGGGCGCGCTCACCGGCAAGGGCCTCACCTGGGGCGGCTCGCAGGTGCGCACCGAGGCCACCGGCTACGGCCTGGTGTTCTTCGTCGAGGAGATGCTCAAGGCCCATGGCCAGGCGCTCGACGGCAAGCGCGTGGTGGTCTCGGGTTCGGGCAATGTGGCGCTCTACGCCATCCAGAAGGCCCAGCAGCTCGGCGGCAATGTGATCTCCTGCTCCGATTCGTCGGGCTATGTGGTGGAGGAGTCGGGCATCGACTTCGACCTGCTGCGCGAGATCAAGGAGGTGCGCCGCGGGCGCGTCTCCGACTACGCCACAGAACGCGGGGCGTCGGCCACCTACGTGGCCGGCGGCAGCATCTGGGATGTGCCCTGCGACCTGGCGCTGCCGTGTGCCACGCAGAATGAGCTCGACGAGACCGGCGCCAAGGCGCTCATCAAGAATGGCGTGCAGCTCGTGGCGGAGGGCGCCAACATGCCCACCACCCCGGAGGGCACCGACCTGCTGCGCGACGCCGGCATCCTGTTCGCACCCGGCAAGGCGTCCAACGCCGGCGGTGTTGCCACCTCCGCCCTTGAGATGCAGCAGAACGCCAGCCGCGACACCTGGACCTTCGAGTACACCGAGAAGCGCCTGGAGGACATCATGGTGGGTATCCACCACCGCTGCCTGGGCACCGCCGAGGAGTACGGCGTTCCCGGTGACTATGTGGCTGGCGCCAACCTGGCCGGCTACATCAAGGTTGCCAATGCCATGGTCGCCATGGGTGTGATCTGA
- a CDS encoding GNAT family N-acetyltransferase — protein MSTSLSISFTPAPPDSALGHHLLGLYFAELQTSLPGGFDPSGQESYGPDEYYVAALHDGQAIGYCGYRPLGPTDAEIKKLWVSPDFRGMDVANRLMAHVEQQAARDGFTRALLDTSDLLTHAVGLYEHRGYHRIDRYNDNPYATLFFAKALGTAPGR, from the coding sequence ATGTCAACGTCGCTGTCGATCAGCTTCACCCCTGCCCCACCCGACTCCGCGCTGGGCCATCACCTGTTGGGCCTGTACTTCGCCGAACTGCAGACGAGCCTTCCCGGTGGTTTCGACCCGAGCGGACAGGAGAGCTATGGACCCGACGAGTACTACGTGGCGGCACTGCACGACGGGCAGGCGATCGGATACTGCGGCTACCGGCCTCTGGGCCCCACCGACGCCGAGATCAAGAAGCTCTGGGTGAGTCCCGACTTCCGCGGGATGGACGTGGCCAATCGGCTGATGGCCCACGTCGAACAGCAGGCGGCACGCGACGGCTTCACCAGGGCCCTGCTCGACACCAGCGACCTACTGACCCACGCCGTGGGCCTGTACGAACACCGCGGCTATCACCGAATCGACCGGTACAACGACAATCCCTACGCAACCCTGTTCTTTGCCAAGGCGTTGGGGACTGCGCCCGGACGCTGA
- the galK gene encoding galactokinase has product MSQLAHTAAQRFEQIFGHAPTGVWAAPGRVNLIGEHTDYNGGLCLPIALPQRTYAAAGPRDDDIVRVTSLDFDEQAEVSLDDVAPGVPGGWLGYVAGTIWALRERGFAVHGLDLATTSDVPIGAGLSSSAAIEGAAGGAASGLFNLGLLDSDASRVTLVDACRRAENHIVGAPTGGLDQTASLRCLPRHALLIDFGHDARVRQIPFDVAAHGLRLLVIDTRAKHALVDGQYAARRANCEQAARELGVDLLGRITSEQLPDALSRLSDQTLRRRVRHVVTEIARTRQCCDALEHGDFQQVGELFNQSHASLRDDYEVSSPELDLAVAAARGAGALGARMTGGGFGGSAIALVPVAALDAVKRAVADAYLAREWTPAHVFAVHAAGPADRVAVHEAQLVE; this is encoded by the coding sequence ATGAGCCAGCTCGCACACACTGCAGCGCAACGCTTCGAGCAGATCTTCGGCCACGCCCCCACCGGCGTCTGGGCAGCTCCGGGCAGGGTGAACCTGATCGGCGAGCACACCGACTACAACGGCGGCCTATGCCTGCCGATCGCCCTGCCCCAACGCACCTATGCGGCCGCCGGCCCCCGCGACGACGACATCGTGCGGGTCACGTCCCTGGACTTCGACGAGCAGGCGGAGGTCAGCCTCGACGACGTGGCACCGGGGGTTCCCGGCGGCTGGCTGGGCTATGTGGCCGGCACGATCTGGGCGCTGCGCGAGCGGGGCTTCGCAGTGCATGGACTCGACCTGGCCACCACCTCGGATGTGCCGATCGGCGCCGGACTGTCGAGTTCGGCCGCCATCGAGGGCGCCGCAGGCGGTGCGGCATCGGGGCTGTTCAACCTCGGCCTGCTGGACAGCGACGCATCCCGCGTCACGCTGGTCGACGCGTGCCGTCGCGCCGAGAACCACATCGTCGGTGCACCCACCGGGGGGCTCGACCAGACGGCCTCCCTGCGCTGCCTGCCACGCCATGCCCTGCTCATCGACTTCGGCCATGACGCCCGGGTGCGCCAGATCCCCTTCGACGTGGCGGCCCACGGCCTGCGGTTGTTGGTGATCGACACGCGCGCCAAGCACGCACTGGTCGATGGGCAGTATGCCGCCCGCCGCGCGAATTGCGAGCAGGCCGCCCGCGAACTTGGCGTGGACCTGCTGGGACGCATCACCTCCGAGCAGCTTCCCGACGCATTGTCGAGGCTCAGCGACCAGACCCTGCGCCGTCGCGTACGCCATGTCGTCACCGAGATCGCCCGCACGAGGCAGTGCTGTGACGCCCTGGAACACGGCGACTTCCAGCAGGTCGGTGAGCTGTTCAACCAATCACACGCCTCGCTGCGCGACGACTACGAGGTGAGCAGCCCCGAACTCGACCTGGCCGTCGCGGCGGCCCGCGGCGCCGGAGCACTGGGCGCGCGGATGACCGGCGGCGGTTTCGGTGGCTCGGCGATCGCGCTCGTGCCGGTGGCTGCCCTTGATGCCGTGAAGAGGGCCGTCGCCGACGCCTACCTGGCACGCGAATGGACCCCCGCGCATGTGTTCGCAGTGCACGCAGCCGGCCCCGCCGACAGGGTCGCCGTCCACGAGGCACAACTGGTCGAGTAG
- a CDS encoding TetR family transcriptional regulator — translation MPTRVRDRSREMFRERLAEALSEVFVARGFDDVTVAEAARAVGISRATFFRYFSSKEDAALASVEGSNFDFGAVLADLDLRPDDSCWSLLQRTFRHSLAGVGGATSSQLDQLRMIHATPSLRARLSFRRLQLEPSLTAALVGHGVPADRAHTAAMAGLAALEVAWERWALHESPSLARALDEAFADLTAADKPISAG, via the coding sequence ATGCCAACCCGAGTGCGCGACCGCAGCCGCGAGATGTTCCGTGAACGCCTCGCCGAAGCGCTCAGCGAGGTGTTCGTCGCGCGCGGGTTCGACGACGTGACGGTCGCGGAGGCCGCGCGTGCCGTCGGCATCTCACGGGCCACCTTCTTCCGCTATTTCAGCTCGAAGGAGGACGCGGCGCTGGCCAGCGTCGAGGGCTCCAACTTTGATTTCGGGGCCGTGCTCGCAGACCTTGACCTGCGCCCCGACGACAGTTGCTGGAGCCTGCTGCAACGCACCTTCCGCCACAGCCTCGCCGGGGTGGGCGGCGCCACGAGTTCCCAGCTCGACCAGCTACGCATGATCCATGCGACCCCGTCGTTGCGTGCCCGCCTGAGCTTCCGCCGGTTGCAGCTGGAGCCCTCGCTGACCGCGGCACTGGTGGGTCATGGCGTGCCGGCCGACCGTGCACATACCGCCGCGATGGCCGGCCTGGCCGCCCTGGAGGTCGCCTGGGAACGCTGGGCACTGCACGAGAGCCCCTCGTTGGCACGTGCCCTCGACGAGGCCTTCGCTGACCTGACCGCCGCGGACAAGCCGATTTCGGCCGGCTGA